Proteins from one Mycolicibacter virginiensis genomic window:
- the cobF gene encoding precorrin-6A synthase (deacetylating), which produces MKVWILGIGMGPAHVTAEVASALRSADYVVASEKSSDDGLLALRRTIVDTYAPSIPIVAVADPARDRSPGLTEPGYAHAVADWHAARAQRYADVLRSRGGTAAFLVWGDPALYDSTIRIVERVKALGVELDYDVLPGISAPQLLAARHRIVLHEVGSPVHITTGRRLAEAVAAGQDNIVAMLNPDRLDLSAVADWTIWWGANLGASGERLVTGRVCDVVEEITAARDAARAEAGWVMDVFLVRRT; this is translated from the coding sequence GTGAAAGTCTGGATTCTCGGAATCGGCATGGGACCTGCGCACGTCACCGCCGAGGTCGCCAGCGCACTGCGGTCAGCCGACTACGTAGTGGCATCCGAGAAGTCCTCCGACGACGGTCTTTTGGCATTGCGGCGCACCATCGTCGACACCTACGCCCCCTCGATCCCTATCGTCGCGGTTGCCGACCCGGCCCGCGACCGCTCCCCGGGGCTGACCGAGCCCGGCTATGCCCACGCCGTGGCGGACTGGCACGCGGCCCGGGCGCAGCGCTACGCCGACGTGCTGCGGTCCCGCGGCGGCACCGCCGCCTTCCTGGTCTGGGGCGACCCGGCACTGTACGACTCGACAATCCGCATCGTCGAGCGGGTGAAAGCCCTTGGGGTCGAGCTGGATTACGACGTGCTGCCTGGGATAAGCGCCCCGCAACTGCTGGCAGCCCGGCATCGGATCGTGCTGCATGAAGTGGGCAGTCCGGTGCACATCACCACCGGCCGGCGGCTGGCGGAGGCGGTCGCCGCGGGTCAGGACAACATCGTGGCGATGCTCAACCCGGACCGGCTCGATCTTTCTGCGGTGGCCGATTGGACGATCTGGTGGGGCGCCAACCTCGGTGCGTCGGGGGAGCGGCTGGTCACCGGACGGGTTTGTGACGTCGTCGAGGAGATCACGGCCGCCCGCGATGCGGCCCGTGCCGAGGCGGGTTGGGTGATGGATGTGTTCCTGGTGCGGCGAACCTGA
- a CDS encoding FecCD family ABC transporter permease yields the protein MKPRIALVLTALSAAVVLLAVLGLVLGPVRVPVLDTVQVLFGAEPSDPRWQVIVWNMRLPRVLTALAAGSALGVAGLQLQTLFRNTLADPYILGVSSGASLGVAVVVLLGGAAGGGFTTAVAGASRAAEVIAAALGAAAMLTLVLVLSRWTRSAATLLLIGVMIGAASTALVSLALVYSDPQRVQQYLLWGLGSFAGTGWADLELLLPLVAVGLLTAAMTIRPLNALLLGESYAATMGINVHRARIVTVVSASLLAGVTTAFCGPIAFLGLVVPHVARIVVGTSDHRVVVPAVVLLGAVAALGCGVVSQVPGSDLVIPINAVTALVGAPVVIAVLLRARRGSGLPS from the coding sequence ATGAAGCCGCGTATCGCCCTGGTGCTGACCGCGCTGAGCGCCGCGGTGGTCCTGCTGGCCGTGCTCGGGCTGGTGCTCGGACCGGTGCGGGTGCCGGTGCTCGACACCGTGCAGGTGCTGTTCGGCGCCGAACCCTCCGACCCGCGCTGGCAGGTGATCGTGTGGAACATGCGGTTGCCGCGGGTGCTGACCGCGCTGGCCGCCGGGTCCGCGCTGGGCGTCGCCGGCCTGCAGCTGCAAACCCTGTTCCGCAACACCCTCGCCGATCCCTACATTCTGGGCGTGAGCTCCGGGGCGAGCCTGGGCGTCGCGGTGGTGGTGCTGCTCGGCGGGGCGGCCGGCGGCGGTTTCACCACCGCGGTGGCCGGTGCCAGCCGCGCCGCGGAAGTGATCGCAGCGGCGCTGGGTGCGGCGGCCATGCTGACGCTGGTTCTGGTGCTGTCGCGATGGACCCGCTCGGCGGCGACGCTGCTGCTGATCGGTGTGATGATCGGCGCGGCCAGCACCGCGCTGGTGAGCTTGGCGCTGGTCTACTCCGATCCGCAGCGGGTGCAGCAGTACCTGTTGTGGGGCCTGGGCAGCTTCGCCGGAACCGGTTGGGCCGATTTGGAGTTGCTGCTGCCGCTGGTGGCCGTCGGGCTGTTGACCGCGGCGATGACGATCCGGCCGCTCAACGCCCTGCTGCTCGGCGAGAGTTACGCGGCGACCATGGGCATCAACGTGCACCGGGCCCGGATCGTCACGGTCGTCTCTGCGTCACTGCTGGCCGGCGTGACGACCGCGTTCTGCGGCCCGATCGCATTCCTCGGGCTGGTGGTGCCGCACGTGGCCCGCATCGTGGTGGGTACCTCCGATCACCGGGTGGTGGTCCCGGCGGTGGTCTTGCTGGGCGCGGTCGCCGCGCTGGGCTGCGGCGTTGTCAGTCAGGTGCCCGGCAGCGATCTGGTCATCCCGATCAACGCGGTCACCGCGCTGGTGGGGGCACCGGTGGTGATCGCCGTGCTGCTGCGGGCCCGGCGAGGATCGGGGTTGCCGTCATGA
- a CDS encoding DUF7676 family protein: MTENTGTVVADPPIVDTEDRGREQRWPLPTDQQSLLDLLHLCFDEYWNEIWFGIIMEGAAWEVAAPNAPRKIGMLDGYATIDFGRWHFHLCIGKHRASGSELGRIRRCSRAELYRRIGKDGNPQSWGVRLFNGRDEQMMTVMLPNPFLTNDQQMRDEPEWGQLELWDKLRDKYLGLGPDPLDRGGNRIRCGG, encoded by the coding sequence ATGACCGAGAACACCGGCACCGTCGTCGCCGATCCTCCCATCGTCGACACCGAAGACCGCGGTCGCGAACAACGCTGGCCGCTGCCGACCGATCAGCAGAGCCTGCTGGATCTGCTGCACCTGTGCTTCGACGAGTACTGGAACGAGATCTGGTTCGGCATCATCATGGAAGGCGCGGCCTGGGAGGTGGCCGCCCCCAACGCGCCGCGCAAGATCGGCATGCTCGACGGCTACGCCACCATCGACTTCGGCCGCTGGCACTTTCACCTCTGCATCGGCAAGCATCGGGCCAGCGGCTCGGAGCTGGGCCGCATCCGGCGCTGTAGCCGGGCCGAGCTGTACCGCCGAATCGGCAAGGACGGCAACCCGCAGTCGTGGGGTGTGCGCCTGTTCAACGGGCGCGACGAGCAGATGATGACCGTGATGCTGCCGAACCCATTCCTGACCAACGACCAGCAGATGCGCGACGAGCCCGAGTGGGGCCAGCTGGAGTTGTGGGACAAGCTGCGCGACAAGTACCTGGGTCTGGGGCCCGACCCGTTGGACCGCGGCGGAAACCGGATCCGCTGCGGCGGTTAG
- the cobN gene encoding cobaltochelatase subunit CobN, whose protein sequence is MRRIALLSTSDTDLLSARASGAAYRLGNPARHDIEPLVNGADVVVLRILGSSAEIAEELKLLRATGLPLVVLGGERSPNAELMECSTVPIGLAAQAHAYLAEGGPANLAQLHAFLCDTVLLTGEGFEEPAVIPEWGFAQREGVEAANPVRIGVLYYRAHEVSGNAGFAHALADAIDATGRAVGVPIFAASLRNAPNELFAALGQLDALVVCMLAAGGAMNATAGVSAGDDDGAWDIEQIAALDIPVFQGLCLASSRADWEANDDGVTPLDSATQIAIPEFDGRIITVPFSFKEIDDDGLPHYAADPERCARVAGVAVNHAVLRRIPNAQKKLALVLSAYPTKHSRVGNAVGLDTPVSAVRLLQRLAAEGYDVGDGFGVLDVADETQAGDRLIHTLIEAGGQDEDWLSAAQLAGAQVRVTAQQYAQWTAELPDDLRNAMTTAWGPAPGKLFVNDAGEIVLAALQSGNVVLMIQPPRGFGENPVAIYHDPELPPSHHYLAAYRWLAHGFGAHAVIHLGKHGSMEWLPGKTAALSSACATDAMIADLPLIYPFLVNDPGEGAQAKRRAHATIVDHLIPPMARAESYGDIARLEQLLDEYGNIASMDPAKLPAIRGEIWNLMRAAEMHRDLGLEERPEDEEFDDFLLHVDGWLCEIKDAQIRDGLHVLGGAPTGPERVNLVLAILRAPQVWGGVDHAVPGLRAALGLKEDAAATVVDEIEGRARALVEAMEAGGWETGLADTLHPDPEVCRVLRFAATEVVPRLAGTSAELDAVLHALSGGFVRPGPSGSPLRGLVNVLPTGRNFYTVDPRAVPSRLAWQTGQAMADSLVRRYLDDTGGYPESVGLSVWGTSAMRTSGDDIAEVLALLGVRPEWDEASRRVSGLAVISPEELGRPRIDVTVRISGFFRDAFPHVVSMLDDAVQMVATLDEPDDTNFVAAHARADLIEHGDLRRATTRIFGSAPGSYGAGILQVIESGTWRDDKDLAEVYTTWGGFAYGRGLGGAPAADDMRTNYRRIKVAAKNIDTREHDIADSDDYFVYHGGMIATVRALTGADPKAYVGDSTSPDAIRTRTLAEETARVFRARVVNPRWISAMRRHGYKGAFELAATVDYLFGFDATAGVVHDWMYEKLAAEYVLDPQTREFLDKSNPWALHGIVERLTEAADRGLWEHPDPETMAALRQAYLDVEGDLEDR, encoded by the coding sequence ATGCGGCGTATCGCCCTGCTCTCCACCTCTGACACCGACCTGCTGTCCGCGCGGGCCAGCGGCGCGGCATACCGGCTCGGGAACCCCGCACGCCACGACATCGAACCGCTGGTCAACGGCGCCGATGTCGTGGTGCTGCGCATCCTGGGGTCATCGGCCGAGATCGCCGAGGAACTGAAGCTGCTGCGCGCGACCGGCCTGCCGCTGGTGGTGCTCGGCGGGGAGCGCTCGCCCAACGCCGAGCTGATGGAGTGCTCCACGGTCCCGATCGGCCTGGCCGCCCAGGCGCACGCCTACCTCGCCGAGGGCGGGCCGGCCAACCTCGCCCAGCTGCACGCGTTCCTGTGCGACACGGTGCTGCTCACCGGTGAGGGTTTCGAGGAGCCGGCGGTGATCCCGGAATGGGGGTTCGCCCAGCGGGAAGGCGTCGAGGCTGCGAACCCGGTACGGATCGGGGTGCTGTACTACCGCGCCCACGAGGTCAGCGGCAACGCCGGATTCGCCCACGCTTTGGCCGATGCCATCGATGCCACCGGCAGGGCGGTCGGGGTGCCGATCTTCGCCGCCTCGCTGCGCAACGCCCCCAACGAGCTCTTCGCCGCGCTGGGTCAGCTCGATGCGCTGGTGGTCTGCATGCTGGCCGCCGGTGGGGCGATGAACGCCACCGCCGGGGTCAGTGCCGGTGACGACGACGGCGCGTGGGACATCGAACAGATCGCGGCGCTGGACATCCCGGTGTTCCAGGGACTGTGCCTGGCGTCCTCGCGCGCGGACTGGGAGGCCAACGACGACGGCGTGACCCCGTTGGATTCGGCCACCCAGATCGCCATCCCGGAATTCGACGGCCGGATCATCACCGTCCCGTTTTCCTTCAAGGAGATCGACGACGACGGGCTGCCGCACTACGCTGCCGATCCCGAGCGGTGCGCCCGGGTGGCCGGGGTCGCGGTGAATCACGCGGTGCTGCGCCGTATCCCGAACGCGCAGAAGAAGCTGGCGCTGGTGCTGTCGGCCTATCCCACCAAGCACTCCCGGGTGGGCAACGCCGTTGGTCTGGACACCCCGGTGTCGGCGGTGCGGTTGCTTCAGCGGCTGGCGGCGGAGGGCTACGACGTCGGAGACGGCTTCGGCGTGCTCGACGTCGCTGACGAGACGCAGGCAGGGGATCGCCTCATCCACACCCTGATCGAGGCCGGTGGTCAGGACGAGGACTGGCTGTCCGCTGCGCAGCTGGCCGGCGCCCAGGTGCGGGTCACCGCGCAGCAGTATGCGCAGTGGACCGCCGAGTTGCCCGACGACCTGCGCAATGCGATGACGACGGCGTGGGGTCCGGCGCCGGGCAAGTTGTTCGTCAACGACGCCGGCGAGATCGTTTTGGCCGCACTGCAATCCGGCAATGTCGTGCTGATGATCCAGCCGCCCCGAGGCTTCGGGGAGAATCCGGTGGCGATCTACCACGACCCGGAATTGCCGCCCAGCCACCACTACCTGGCCGCATACCGTTGGCTGGCACATGGTTTCGGCGCGCACGCGGTGATACACCTGGGCAAGCACGGATCGATGGAATGGCTGCCCGGTAAGACCGCGGCGTTGTCTTCCGCGTGCGCCACCGACGCGATGATCGCCGACCTGCCGTTGATCTATCCGTTCCTGGTGAACGACCCCGGCGAGGGCGCCCAGGCCAAGCGGCGGGCGCACGCCACGATCGTCGACCACCTGATCCCGCCGATGGCACGCGCGGAGTCCTACGGCGACATCGCGCGCCTCGAGCAACTGCTCGACGAGTACGGCAACATCGCGTCCATGGACCCGGCCAAGCTGCCGGCGATCCGCGGTGAGATCTGGAATCTGATGCGGGCCGCGGAGATGCACCGCGACCTGGGCCTGGAGGAGCGGCCCGAGGATGAGGAGTTCGACGACTTCCTGCTGCATGTCGACGGCTGGCTCTGTGAGATCAAGGACGCCCAGATCCGGGACGGCCTGCACGTGCTTGGCGGCGCTCCGACCGGACCGGAGCGGGTGAACCTGGTGCTGGCGATCCTGCGGGCTCCGCAGGTGTGGGGCGGGGTAGACCATGCGGTACCGGGCCTGCGGGCCGCGCTGGGGCTCAAGGAAGACGCCGCTGCGACGGTCGTCGACGAGATCGAGGGCCGCGCTCGCGCGTTGGTCGAAGCCATGGAGGCTGGCGGTTGGGAGACCGGCCTGGCTGACACGCTGCATCCTGACCCCGAGGTATGTCGGGTGTTGAGATTCGCTGCCACCGAGGTGGTTCCGCGGCTGGCCGGCACGTCGGCCGAGTTGGACGCGGTGCTGCACGCGCTGTCCGGCGGGTTCGTACGGCCGGGGCCGTCGGGGTCGCCGTTGCGTGGCCTGGTCAACGTGTTGCCCACCGGACGCAACTTCTACACCGTCGACCCCCGCGCGGTGCCGTCCCGGCTGGCGTGGCAGACCGGGCAGGCGATGGCCGACTCGTTGGTGCGGCGCTACCTCGATGACACCGGCGGCTACCCGGAATCGGTCGGGCTGTCGGTGTGGGGCACCTCGGCGATGCGCACCTCCGGCGACGACATTGCCGAAGTGCTGGCCCTGCTCGGCGTGCGACCCGAGTGGGACGAGGCGTCGCGGCGGGTGTCCGGGCTGGCGGTCATCTCACCCGAGGAGCTCGGCCGGCCCAGAATCGACGTGACGGTGCGCATCTCGGGGTTCTTCCGGGACGCCTTCCCGCACGTGGTGTCGATGCTCGACGATGCCGTGCAGATGGTCGCCACCCTCGACGAGCCCGACGACACGAACTTCGTGGCGGCGCATGCTCGCGCCGACTTGATCGAACACGGCGATCTGCGCCGCGCCACCACCCGGATCTTCGGTTCGGCGCCCGGGTCGTACGGGGCGGGAATCCTGCAGGTCATCGAATCCGGGACGTGGCGTGACGACAAGGACCTGGCGGAGGTCTACACCACCTGGGGTGGGTTCGCCTACGGTCGCGGGCTCGGTGGCGCGCCGGCGGCCGACGACATGCGCACCAACTACCGCCGGATCAAGGTGGCCGCCAAGAACATCGACACCCGCGAGCATGACATCGCCGACTCCGATGACTACTTCGTCTATCACGGCGGCATGATCGCGACCGTGCGGGCGCTGACTGGCGCCGACCCGAAAGCCTATGTGGGCGACTCAACCTCGCCGGACGCCATCCGCACCCGCACGCTGGCCGAAGAGACCGCCCGGGTGTTCCGCGCGCGGGTGGTCAATCCGCGCTGGATCTCCGCGATGCGCCGCCACGGTTACAAGGGTGCATTCGAATTGGCCGCCACCGTCGACTACCTGTTCGGGTTCGACGCCACCGCCGGCGTGGTGCACGACTGGATGTACGAAAAGCTCGCGGCCGAGTATGTCTTGGACCCGCAGACCCGCGAGTTCCTCGACAAGTCCAACCCGTGGGCGCTCCACGGCATTGTGGAACGGTTGACCGAGGCCGCCGACCGCGGCCTGTGGGAGCACCCCGACCCCGAGACCATGGCGGCGTTGCGGCAGGCTTACCTGGACGTAGAAGGCGACCTGGAGGATCGGTGA
- a CDS encoding ABC transporter substrate-binding protein: MSRALRVVAALLVALATALSLAGCSGEPASRTLQARSGCITGFDPAADYFPDKSTLTEATNFAITYHGSYQVLTVKRPYLGGKPMSWVLVRCGAPAPTLTGELANAQRITVPVQSLYSGSTTHLAMITELGQAGVVTGVASPAAVADPQIRARIDTGEIVGYAPGGQINIERVIGAGPDLLVTEGIDDPGYPKLREAGTPVLADAEWLEPTPLGRAEWIKVFAALTGTERQAAQAYRSIRDRYRALAAQAAATKPVEVLVGTMYSGSWSMPTGESYSGRLVADAGGTYPWLSETGAENRQLNFESVYARAGTAPVWLITDDWHTLGDAVARDSRYGELTALRTGHVWSATKAMTSLGGNLYWERGTARPDLLLGDLVAILHPELATDHAFEFYRRVPR; this comes from the coding sequence ATGTCCCGTGCGTTGCGGGTAGTTGCTGCGCTCCTGGTAGCGCTGGCCACCGCGCTGTCGTTGGCCGGCTGCTCCGGCGAACCCGCTTCCCGCACACTGCAAGCGCGTTCCGGCTGCATCACCGGCTTCGATCCGGCCGCCGACTACTTCCCGGACAAGTCGACGCTGACCGAGGCCACCAACTTCGCCATCACCTACCACGGCAGCTACCAGGTTCTTACGGTCAAGCGGCCCTACCTCGGCGGCAAGCCGATGTCGTGGGTGTTGGTGCGCTGCGGTGCGCCCGCGCCGACGCTGACCGGGGAGCTGGCGAACGCCCAGCGGATCACCGTGCCGGTGCAGAGCCTCTACTCGGGTTCGACGACGCATCTGGCGATGATCACCGAACTCGGCCAAGCGGGCGTGGTCACCGGAGTGGCGAGCCCGGCAGCCGTCGCCGACCCCCAGATCCGTGCGCGCATCGACACCGGTGAGATCGTCGGCTACGCGCCCGGCGGGCAGATCAATATCGAGCGCGTGATCGGTGCGGGCCCCGACCTGCTGGTCACCGAGGGCATCGACGACCCCGGCTATCCGAAGCTGCGCGAAGCCGGTACCCCGGTGCTGGCCGACGCCGAATGGCTGGAACCGACCCCGCTGGGCCGCGCCGAGTGGATCAAGGTGTTCGCCGCGCTGACCGGGACCGAACGCCAAGCCGCGCAGGCCTACCGGTCCATCCGCGACCGTTACCGTGCCTTGGCGGCTCAAGCCGCCGCGACCAAGCCCGTCGAGGTCTTGGTCGGCACCATGTACTCGGGCAGCTGGTCGATGCCCACCGGCGAGAGCTACTCGGGACGTCTGGTCGCCGACGCCGGCGGCACCTATCCCTGGCTGTCGGAGACCGGCGCCGAGAACCGGCAACTGAACTTCGAGTCGGTGTACGCCCGTGCCGGTACAGCGCCGGTCTGGCTGATCACCGACGACTGGCACACCCTGGGCGATGCGGTGGCCCGTGACAGCCGCTATGGCGAGCTGACCGCGCTGCGGACCGGCCACGTCTGGTCGGCGACCAAGGCAATGACATCCCTTGGCGGCAACCTCTATTGGGAACGCGGCACGGCCCGACCGGATCTGCTACTCGGCGACTTGGTCGCGATCCTGCATCCCGAGCTCGCCACCGACCACGCGTTCGAGTTCTACCGGCGGGTGCCGCGATGA
- a CDS encoding ATP-binding cassette domain-containing protein, which produces MTPPAVELAGLAIGYRSRRRSTTVATGLAAQARRGELTVLIGPNGAGKSTLIRTLAGLQPALGGRVLLDGADLTALPRDELARRVAVVLTERVDPGLLSARELVGLGRIPHLGLGARLRPVDEEIIDWALAATGAQHLASRPAAELSDGESQRVLTARALAQQPGLLILDEPTAFLDVSSRAALFGLLRELARDQQLAVVLSTHDLELALRVADRVWLMDPAGTLMDTVGEELMLSGRIGDMFGNDTLRFDPASGMFELSTRADSDGAARTARVDAEEPLHSALTRVLSREGWSIGDSAEIVLTATDPGAITLRTAGDNHVVALRDLPQRLRTLPATPHRCAPQTRTFAALAELSTVSSYFAVSTGTADDTGWRPVTQLYTDTDLLAGAVAGVQDRIGASDLRVAVSTFYLGYAARLWSIGLGGLAEHGLLIDLDPDQLWYSDCGGSVRLHLPNPVAWQTPSANADLEPMLAEMVLTEHLTPLAAAVRRLGPISQRLLDGNAASAALGAARALCWHHGGSLADEPSWELARNICEGEYLNGTVCFDASSTDYRRTSCCLFYRTPGGGLCGDCALTHKPCLDR; this is translated from the coding sequence ATGACGCCACCGGCCGTCGAGCTGGCCGGCCTGGCCATCGGCTACCGCAGCCGGCGCCGGTCGACGACAGTGGCGACCGGACTGGCCGCTCAGGCTCGCCGCGGCGAACTGACCGTGCTGATCGGGCCCAACGGAGCCGGCAAGTCCACCCTGATCCGCACCCTGGCGGGTTTGCAGCCCGCGCTCGGTGGACGTGTCCTGTTGGACGGCGCCGACCTGACCGCTCTCCCCCGCGACGAGCTGGCCCGCCGAGTCGCGGTGGTGCTGACCGAACGCGTCGACCCGGGCTTGTTGTCGGCGCGCGAACTCGTCGGATTGGGCCGCATCCCCCACCTGGGGCTGGGTGCCCGCCTGCGCCCGGTCGACGAGGAGATCATCGACTGGGCGCTGGCGGCGACCGGCGCACAGCATCTGGCGTCGCGACCGGCTGCCGAACTGTCCGACGGCGAAAGCCAGCGGGTTCTGACCGCGCGGGCACTGGCCCAGCAGCCGGGCCTGCTGATCCTCGACGAGCCGACCGCGTTTCTGGACGTGTCGTCGCGAGCCGCACTGTTCGGCCTGCTGCGTGAGCTCGCCCGCGACCAGCAGTTGGCGGTGGTGCTGAGCACCCACGATCTGGAATTGGCGCTGCGGGTGGCAGATCGGGTGTGGCTGATGGATCCGGCGGGCACCCTGATGGACACCGTGGGCGAAGAGCTGATGTTGTCCGGGCGCATCGGGGACATGTTCGGCAACGACACCCTGCGTTTCGACCCGGCCAGCGGCATGTTCGAGCTCAGTACCCGCGCCGACAGCGATGGCGCGGCACGCACCGCACGCGTCGACGCTGAAGAGCCGTTGCACTCCGCACTGACGCGGGTGCTGTCGCGGGAGGGCTGGAGTATCGGCGATTCTGCCGAAATCGTGCTCACAGCAACCGATCCCGGTGCCATCACGCTGCGTACCGCCGGCGACAACCACGTCGTTGCGCTGCGCGACCTGCCGCAGCGACTGCGTACCCTGCCCGCGACCCCGCATCGCTGCGCGCCCCAGACTCGGACGTTCGCGGCACTGGCCGAGTTATCCACTGTGAGCTCCTATTTCGCGGTCTCGACCGGGACCGCTGACGACACCGGCTGGCGTCCGGTGACGCAGCTCTACACCGACACCGACCTGCTGGCCGGCGCGGTTGCCGGCGTGCAGGATCGCATCGGGGCGTCGGATCTACGCGTGGCGGTATCCACCTTCTACCTCGGATATGCGGCGCGGCTGTGGTCGATCGGACTCGGCGGGCTCGCCGAGCACGGGTTGCTGATCGATCTGGACCCCGATCAACTCTGGTACTCCGACTGCGGCGGCAGCGTCCGGCTTCACCTGCCGAATCCGGTGGCCTGGCAGACACCGTCAGCCAATGCGGATCTGGAGCCGATGCTGGCCGAGATGGTCCTGACCGAACACCTGACGCCGTTGGCCGCCGCGGTGCGTCGGCTCGGTCCGATCTCGCAGCGACTGCTGGACGGCAATGCCGCCTCCGCAGCTCTGGGCGCCGCCCGCGCCCTGTGCTGGCATCACGGTGGAAGTCTCGCGGACGAACCGAGCTGGGAACTCGCACGAAACATCTGCGAAGGCGAATATCTCAACGGCACAGTGTGTTTCGACGCCTCCAGCACGGATTATCGCCGGACCAGCTGCTGCCTGTTCTATCGCACGCCGGGCGGCGGCCTGTGCGGCGACTGCGCACTGACCCACAAACCTTGTCTGGACCGATGA
- a CDS encoding cobyric acid synthase — translation MAGILIAGTTSDAGKTVVATGVCRALARRGVRVAPYKAQNMSNNSMVCVGAGGVTTEIGRAQWIQACAARVDPEPAMNPVLLKPGSDQQSHVVLMGRPWGALSSSNWMHGRAELAAAAHRAYDDLAGRYDVIVAEGAGSPTEINLRAGDYVNMGLARHAGLPVVVVGDVDRGGVFAAFFGTVALLSEEDQALVAGFIVNKFRGQLRLLEPGLADLERLTGRRVFGTLPWHPELWLDSEDALDLDGRRSGRTGARRVAVIRFPRISNFTDLDALGLEPDLDVVFAADPRGVSDADLVVLPGTRATISDLAWLRSRGIDAAIASHAAAGKPVLGICGGFQMLGQLIRDPEGIEGAPGEVPGLGLLDVETCFAAEKILRLSDGGYEIHHGRISRGDVADAFPGGVRAGQVFGTMRHGCLEVDALRAAFLADTLGLAPSQVSFPAARERRLDLLGDLIEEHLDVDALLELAGGGPPSELPFLPPGAP, via the coding sequence ATGGCGGGCATCCTGATCGCCGGAACCACCAGCGACGCCGGCAAGACGGTGGTGGCCACCGGTGTGTGCCGGGCGCTGGCGCGCCGCGGTGTGCGGGTGGCGCCGTACAAGGCGCAGAACATGTCGAACAACTCCATGGTGTGCGTCGGTGCCGGCGGCGTGACGACTGAAATCGGTCGGGCGCAATGGATTCAGGCCTGCGCTGCGCGCGTTGACCCGGAGCCGGCGATGAATCCGGTTCTGCTCAAGCCCGGCAGTGACCAGCAGAGTCATGTGGTGCTCATGGGCCGGCCGTGGGGGGCGCTGTCGTCGTCGAACTGGATGCACGGCCGCGCGGAGTTGGCTGCGGCCGCGCACCGTGCTTACGACGATCTCGCCGGGCGCTATGACGTGATCGTCGCCGAGGGGGCCGGCAGCCCGACCGAGATCAATTTGCGCGCCGGCGATTACGTGAACATGGGCCTGGCGCGCCACGCCGGCCTGCCGGTGGTGGTCGTCGGTGACGTCGACCGCGGCGGGGTGTTCGCGGCGTTCTTCGGCACCGTCGCGCTGCTGTCGGAAGAGGACCAGGCATTGGTGGCGGGGTTCATCGTGAACAAGTTCCGCGGGCAGCTGCGGTTGCTGGAGCCCGGGCTGGCCGACCTGGAGCGCCTCACCGGTCGTCGGGTGTTCGGCACCCTGCCGTGGCATCCGGAGCTGTGGCTGGACTCCGAGGACGCGCTGGATCTGGACGGCCGGCGCTCGGGGCGCACCGGGGCACGCCGGGTCGCGGTAATTCGGTTCCCGCGGATCAGCAACTTCACCGACCTGGACGCCCTCGGCTTGGAACCCGATCTGGACGTGGTGTTCGCCGCCGACCCGCGTGGGGTGTCCGACGCGGATCTGGTGGTGCTGCCCGGAACCCGGGCAACCATCAGCGACCTGGCCTGGCTGCGTTCACGCGGGATCGATGCTGCGATCGCCTCCCACGCCGCCGCCGGCAAGCCCGTACTAGGGATCTGCGGGGGATTCCAGATGCTGGGCCAGTTGATCCGCGATCCCGAGGGAATCGAGGGAGCGCCCGGCGAGGTGCCCGGGCTGGGCCTATTGGATGTCGAAACATGTTTCGCGGCAGAGAAAATACTGCGGCTGTCCGATGGCGGCTACGAGATCCACCATGGCCGGATCAGCCGCGGAGACGTCGCCGATGCGTTTCCCGGCGGTGTCCGCGCCGGCCAGGTTTTCGGCACCATGCGGCACGGGTGCTTGGAGGTCGACGCGTTGCGTGCGGCGTTCCTGGCCGACACCCTCGGGCTGGCGCCGTCGCAGGTGTCGTTTCCGGCCGCCCGGGAGCGTCGGCTCGACCTGCTCGGGGATCTGATCGAAGAGCACCTGGACGTCGACGCCCTGCTGGAGCTGGCGGGCGGCGGGCCCCCGTCTGAGTTGCCGTTTCTGCCACCGGGGGCACCGTGA